One Syntrophales bacterium DNA segment encodes these proteins:
- a CDS encoding SLBB domain-containing protein, which translates to MIKKAILCMVVLLLIPAFAGSQTTGAAVGSLPGSAPALTAEQSTAVQNLNAGQKAAIAQELGKSGGQITPEAVEALKGRPEFQGLSPEEVAKGKELLKANEGKDLLKVGEGEKAKKASEPKDKTAAEQKQVISEAVKGETLFERAQNTGKYQDISLKLRPFGYDFFQEAAVNVITQRKDIPVPLKYVVGPDDEVKVTLWGRVNASYKLVVNRDGKIDIPGIGPLAVAGMTFEEMSSSLIKQAEQMTGTNVDISMGSLRTIPVFVLGDVRRPGAYTIGAFATITDALLISGGPSEIGSMRNIQLKRKDKVVRSYDLYDLLLKGDKSHDVTLQAGDIVFVPVIGPYAGIAGNVKRPALYEFKDNYSLDYLLELAGGIVPSAYTQQIQVERTVKNEKQIVIDIDDKRLDRAKSFILQDADIVKVFSIVDKDVNVVYLSGNVKRGGKYALRAGMRLGDILKSEQDVLPDTYFDYALIKRLRPPTMESVLVPFNLGDLILRGDPKSNLELQPADSIYVFSRWFFKDKPYFTVSGEVRTAGRFELSDNSRVKDALLTAGELTKNAYLRKGEIVRVDKNKEFFTLYFDVARAMAGDPAENILLQDEDHVIVHSLYEEKWKEQVAVAGEVKKPGEFLLTEKMQVSDLLFKAGGQTRDTLLTEAELYRTDWKTKKQTLLKISLAGALSGNPTDNLELRDLDRLVVHSIWETTYKKNVSVEGDVLKPGTYPLAERMTVRNLVFAAGNILESASLQEAELSSRTVDKDNRTAVVHRQINLGKALAGDPQHNLPLKPHDRLFIKSIPDWQVEKYAVLSGKIKYPGRYVIAKGEKLSAVIERAGGYSDDAYLRGAFFTRESVRAMQQKGLTEMADRMERELLTGSGIVTAASAEEMAAKKAELEQKKQFVGYLRGLKATGRMTIRLAHLRLLKGSEYDIELEDGDTLFIPPSNNVVNVTGSVMSQGSFIYSSRMDYKDYISLTGGYAKYADTDNIFVLKVDGSARKLSRGFFNWSSSRDRWEVAGFEQEVRTIEPGDTIIVPEKVERIAWLREVKDITQILMNSAVTAGVFKALF; encoded by the coding sequence ATGATCAAAAAGGCAATATTGTGTATGGTTGTTCTGCTGCTGATTCCGGCTTTCGCAGGGTCCCAGACGACGGGGGCGGCTGTCGGGTCCTTGCCCGGTTCGGCTCCGGCACTTACTGCCGAGCAGTCCACGGCGGTTCAGAACCTTAATGCGGGGCAGAAGGCAGCGATCGCCCAGGAACTCGGCAAATCGGGCGGGCAGATTACGCCGGAGGCAGTGGAAGCGCTGAAGGGAAGGCCGGAATTTCAGGGGCTCTCGCCGGAAGAGGTTGCCAAGGGGAAGGAACTGCTGAAGGCCAACGAGGGAAAGGATCTGCTGAAGGTTGGTGAGGGGGAAAAGGCGAAAAAAGCGTCTGAACCGAAGGATAAAACCGCCGCAGAACAGAAGCAGGTCATTTCCGAGGCGGTGAAAGGGGAAACCCTCTTTGAACGCGCCCAGAACACCGGCAAGTACCAGGATATATCACTGAAACTCCGTCCGTTCGGCTATGACTTTTTCCAGGAAGCAGCCGTAAATGTCATAACGCAGCGCAAGGATATCCCCGTGCCGCTGAAATACGTCGTCGGGCCGGACGACGAGGTGAAGGTAACCCTGTGGGGAAGGGTGAATGCCTCCTACAAGCTCGTCGTGAACCGCGACGGCAAGATCGATATCCCGGGGATCGGGCCGCTCGCCGTCGCCGGGATGACCTTCGAGGAGATGTCCTCGAGCCTGATCAAACAGGCCGAGCAGATGACCGGCACCAATGTGGATATCTCGATGGGCTCCCTCCGGACAATCCCGGTTTTCGTGCTGGGGGATGTGCGGAGGCCCGGCGCCTACACGATCGGCGCCTTCGCGACGATCACCGATGCCCTCTTGATCTCCGGCGGGCCCTCGGAGATCGGCTCGATGCGAAACATCCAGCTCAAAAGGAAGGACAAGGTCGTCCGGAGCTATGACCTCTACGATCTTCTTTTGAAGGGCGACAAATCGCACGATGTGACGCTCCAGGCGGGCGACATCGTCTTTGTGCCCGTCATCGGTCCCTACGCGGGCATCGCCGGCAACGTCAAGCGACCGGCGCTCTATGAATTCAAGGACAACTATTCGCTGGATTATCTGCTGGAGCTTGCCGGCGGGATCGTGCCTTCGGCCTATACCCAGCAGATTCAGGTGGAACGCACCGTCAAGAACGAAAAACAGATCGTCATCGACATCGATGACAAGCGCCTTGACCGGGCAAAATCATTTATTCTCCAAGATGCAGACATTGTTAAGGTTTTTTCGATTGTTGACAAAGACGTCAATGTCGTTTACCTGAGCGGCAACGTGAAGCGGGGGGGAAAATACGCCCTGCGCGCGGGGATGCGCCTCGGGGACATTCTCAAGAGCGAACAGGATGTTCTGCCGGACACCTACTTCGATTACGCCCTGATCAAGCGTCTGCGTCCGCCGACTATGGAGTCGGTGCTGGTTCCCTTCAACCTCGGCGATCTGATCCTGCGGGGCGATCCCAAAAGCAATCTGGAACTGCAGCCGGCGGACAGCATTTATGTCTTCAGCCGGTGGTTTTTCAAGGACAAGCCGTACTTCACCGTCAGCGGCGAGGTGCGCACGGCGGGCCGGTTTGAACTCTCGGACAACAGCCGGGTGAAGGACGCGCTGCTCACCGCCGGGGAACTGACAAAAAACGCCTACCTGAGAAAGGGCGAAATCGTTCGCGTCGATAAGAACAAGGAGTTTTTCACGCTCTATTTCGACGTTGCCCGGGCGATGGCGGGAGATCCCGCGGAAAACATCCTGCTGCAGGACGAGGATCACGTCATTGTCCATTCCCTTTACGAGGAGAAATGGAAAGAACAGGTTGCCGTAGCCGGCGAGGTCAAGAAGCCGGGCGAATTCCTGCTGACCGAAAAGATGCAGGTAAGCGACCTGCTCTTCAAGGCGGGCGGTCAGACGCGCGACACGCTACTTACCGAGGCGGAACTCTACCGCACCGACTGGAAGACGAAAAAGCAGACCCTGCTGAAGATCAGCCTCGCGGGGGCGCTCTCCGGCAATCCCACGGACAACTTGGAACTCCGGGATCTCGATCGTTTGGTCGTCCATTCTATCTGGGAGACGACGTACAAGAAGAACGTCTCAGTCGAGGGGGATGTCCTGAAGCCGGGAACCTACCCGCTGGCGGAGCGGATGACGGTGCGCAATCTGGTCTTCGCCGCCGGCAATATCCTCGAGTCGGCGTCGCTCCAGGAAGCGGAGCTTTCCTCACGGACGGTAGATAAGGATAACCGGACCGCGGTTGTGCACCGGCAGATTAACCTTGGCAAAGCCCTGGCGGGCGATCCTCAGCACAATCTGCCTCTGAAGCCGCACGACCGGCTCTTCATCAAGAGCATTCCCGACTGGCAGGTGGAGAAGTACGCGGTTCTCTCCGGCAAGATAAAGTACCCCGGGCGCTATGTCATTGCCAAGGGCGAGAAGCTCTCGGCGGTGATCGAGCGTGCCGGCGGCTACAGCGATGATGCGTACCTGCGGGGGGCCTTCTTCACGCGGGAGTCGGTGCGCGCCATGCAGCAGAAAGGGCTTACCGAGATGGCGGACCGCATGGAAAGGGAGCTCCTCACCGGGAGCGGAATTGTGACGGCAGCCTCGGCCGAGGAAATGGCGGCGAAAAAGGCCGAGTTGGAGCAGAAAAAACAGTTTGTCGGCTACCTGCGGGGGCTGAAGGCGACCGGACGGATGACGATCAGGCTGGCCCACCTGCGTCTCCTCAAAGGCAGCGAGTACGACATCGAACTCGAGGATGGAGACACACTGTTTATTCCCCCCAGCAACAACGTGGTCAATGTCACGGGCTCCGTCATGTCGCAGGGCAGCTTCATATATTCGAGCCGGATGGACTACAAGGATTACATAAGCCTGACCGGCGGCTATGCCAAATACGCCGACACCGACAACATCTTCGTTTTGAAGGTCGATGGTTCGGCCCGGAAACTCTCCCGGGGCTTCTTCAACTGGAGCTCTTCCCGGGATCGCTGGGAGGTGGCCGGCTTTGAGCAGGAGGTGAGAACCATCGAGCCGGGCGACACGATTATCGTGCCGGAGAAGGTCGAACGCATTGCCTGGCTTCGGGAGGTAAAGGACATAACCCAGATCCTGATGAACTCCGCCGTTACGGCGGGCGTCTTCAAGGCGCTTTTCTAA
- a CDS encoding C10 family peptidase — MRPENGFGIIKGLSRALCLFILLVAAAPLQAAGDQATIASNFLKFLGSDKKISSEEIVERSLLAPALAPVPVAHLFKLEGGGYILVSTERSISPVKAYSLAGEFAALPEPYRKAILDELELRVRVASLPAADRAPQAVGTSETEARWDFLLRFDALRQPLAVYTPGSYLLSTHWAQDYPYNKFLPASQGQNVLAGCVNVAVGQIMRYHKHPASATGVLSYTWNDQNLKTILYHSYNWDNMPDKLDGTIPEYQTDEVALLMRDLGVANHTNFGLTDSAAFFSSDTLVENFGYSTSLSMKDNTTDYAGFLATLKGEFDAEPPRPLLLGLPNHMVVIDGYSDDPSGRKAHLNMGWGGSWDDFYFLDLPVPKGNDAFFDTSAGQLSIHYNIKPCTSGGDCYVNLEAVDEANGLDITGNFDKDKDKDFYEFYLKGETSFSATRGYSNVAFYVTFMNPADGSVVFALADPEEPDSANKSIPVGNLPAGKYQVRASLCNDIGWCYSRDDNFNQYTVTLTSGTLSAEEKAAVDQGLNKLPVIGNDLPDLILNTSPPEVRQILIDARDENNDVITLSVENTNPAAVTAVLNGKILELTSTGTAKVASRIVVTASANGQSAQKAFLVMTDNGQTAFGKSFTVSGTFANQSDVQTRQVILDGACTISGYNGYSNQAFFSSVLDAAGTAITPAADVTIDQSFNRGLYQLWTSLENKIGNYYEYQSNVNDKYVFTVNCPAADVNPVTIAGLLGIDLSGTIGAGDLNGDGAVNMADAVLALQLLSNMDMTGKTIYLRGDADGNGKIAPADIVFILQKTADLR; from the coding sequence ATGCGGCCAGAAAATGGCTTCGGCATCATTAAAGGTTTGTCGCGGGCGCTGTGCCTGTTTATTTTACTTGTTGCAGCGGCGCCGCTGCAAGCCGCCGGCGATCAGGCGACAATCGCCTCAAACTTCCTGAAATTCCTCGGGAGCGACAAAAAAATCTCCTCCGAGGAGATCGTGGAAAGGAGCCTCCTCGCTCCGGCGCTTGCCCCCGTTCCGGTGGCCCATCTCTTTAAATTGGAAGGAGGCGGCTATATCCTCGTCTCCACGGAGCGGAGCATTTCCCCGGTCAAGGCCTACTCGCTGGCCGGCGAATTTGCCGCCCTTCCCGAGCCCTACCGGAAGGCGATCCTTGATGAGTTGGAGCTGCGCGTTAGAGTCGCCTCGCTGCCAGCCGCCGACCGAGCGCCCCAGGCAGTGGGCACGTCCGAGACGGAAGCAAGGTGGGATTTTCTCCTTCGCTTCGATGCGCTGCGTCAACCGCTGGCCGTCTATACGCCCGGCAGCTATCTTCTCAGCACCCACTGGGCTCAGGACTATCCTTACAACAAGTTTCTGCCTGCATCTCAAGGTCAAAACGTCCTTGCCGGTTGCGTGAATGTGGCCGTAGGACAGATTATGCGGTACCACAAACATCCTGCCTCGGCAACGGGAGTGCTTTCCTATACCTGGAACGACCAGAACCTCAAGACCATCCTGTACCACAGTTACAACTGGGACAACATGCCCGATAAACTGGATGGGACCATCCCGGAGTATCAGACCGACGAAGTGGCCCTCCTGATGCGGGATCTCGGTGTTGCCAACCACACCAATTTCGGGCTAACCGATTCGGCAGCCTTCTTTTCTTCCGATACCCTGGTGGAGAATTTTGGCTATTCCACTTCGCTGTCCATGAAGGACAACACGACGGATTATGCGGGTTTTCTTGCGACACTGAAGGGCGAGTTCGACGCGGAGCCTCCGCGGCCGCTCCTTTTGGGCCTGCCCAACCATATGGTCGTGATCGACGGCTACTCTGACGACCCCTCAGGCCGGAAGGCCCACCTCAATATGGGCTGGGGCGGAAGTTGGGACGATTTCTATTTCCTGGATCTGCCGGTGCCTAAGGGAAACGACGCCTTTTTTGATACGAGCGCGGGCCAACTCTCCATCCATTATAATATCAAACCCTGTACGAGCGGCGGCGACTGTTACGTCAACCTCGAGGCGGTCGATGAGGCAAACGGCCTGGACATCACGGGCAATTTCGACAAGGACAAAGATAAGGATTTTTATGAATTCTATCTGAAAGGCGAAACTTCATTCAGCGCGACGCGGGGTTACAGCAACGTTGCTTTTTATGTGACCTTCATGAATCCGGCGGACGGAAGCGTGGTTTTTGCGCTGGCCGACCCTGAGGAGCCCGATAGCGCCAACAAGTCGATCCCTGTCGGCAATCTGCCGGCCGGGAAATACCAGGTGCGGGCGTCTCTCTGCAACGACATCGGCTGGTGTTACTCGCGCGACGATAACTTCAATCAGTATACGGTGACGCTGACATCGGGAACGCTGAGCGCCGAGGAAAAGGCTGCCGTCGACCAGGGCCTGAACAAGCTGCCGGTGATCGGCAACGACTTGCCGGATCTTATCCTCAATACGTCTCCGCCGGAGGTGCGGCAGATCCTGATCGATGCCCGTGACGAGAACAACGATGTCATTACGTTGTCCGTTGAGAACACCAATCCGGCCGCGGTCACGGCGGTTCTGAACGGCAAGATCCTCGAACTCACGTCAACGGGGACGGCAAAGGTAGCGAGCCGGATTGTGGTCACGGCCTCGGCAAACGGCCAGAGCGCGCAAAAAGCCTTCCTGGTCATGACGGACAACGGCCAGACGGCCTTCGGCAAGTCTTTTACGGTCAGCGGGACCTTCGCTAACCAGAGTGATGTGCAAACCCGCCAGGTGATTCTTGACGGCGCATGTACAATCTCGGGATATAACGGCTACTCAAATCAGGCCTTTTTTTCCTCCGTGCTCGATGCAGCGGGCACGGCGATCACGCCGGCTGCGGATGTGACAATTGATCAATCATTCAACCGCGGTCTCTATCAGCTCTGGACATCTCTCGAAAATAAGATCGGCAATTACTATGAATATCAGTCCAATGTGAACGACAAATATGTTTTTACAGTCAATTGCCCGGCGGCGGATGTAAACCCTGTAACGATCGCCGGACTCCTGGGGATCGATCTTTCAGGGACTATCGGGGCGGGAGATCTGAATGGGGACGGAGCGGTAAACATGGCTGACGCCGTTTTGGCCCTGCAGTTGCTCTCCAACATGGACATGACCGGCAAGACGATCTATCTCCGGGGCGACGCGGACGGCAATGGCAAAATCGCCCCAGCCGATATTGTCTTCATCCTGCAAAAGACAGCCGACCTCCGATAG
- a CDS encoding YjbH domain-containing protein has product MKVFGALLMLFMGAVSGFAADEPFTGPANWGGTGLMEIPTARVIGENSYRIGFSQVEPYRYYYGAFSPLKGLEIDGRMTETMVSIDQPGTNWEGYGNYKDKAVDLKYQMVAEGKYSPALAIGIMDPHGTRLYASQYIVASKQLYPFDFTIGFGNGRFGKRPLPSQGEGIRVEMLQDRRGWLSDSQFFGGIQFAPSDRYAFMVEYSPIRYHEQTGDPALRGGYFSEAVPSPYNFGFRYNFLNWAELVLSWQRGNQWGVNVSMPFEIGKPMIPIYAPRYKEQPGIALLPMESRMLLGLGLSGFSSIGITLTGSELTIDLQNNRFFYNARGVQEALLTIAPMVRDYNASKKNEPIDDILIIVKDDGVPLYSYRARAEDLLEYAAERLSEREFFALSAIDTGYTPLPEGRKELTPGYVIGYKPQVQLFLNDPSGFWKGKIGLSVWATYPVWQGGSLVAGAAFYPLANVETVNEPLSIPVRTDIVNYLKNKALFERFLFNEVERLPGTSVYGKITAGILETQYAGLDLEAAMPVLGGRLLLGLGGSVVKKRDPDNPLKLAENTVKDYYKTAFINTRLNFPQSDIAIDVKYGMFLAGDKGARITLSKFINGVTLSAWYSVTDTSIFSDSDNRGYHDKGISVSIPIRLFTGKESRAVYGQAISPWTRDVAQDIDHFTSLFDLIGRNTDVFLGKSLDKSKYH; this is encoded by the coding sequence ATGAAGGTTTTCGGGGCGCTGCTTATGCTGTTCATGGGTGCGGTTAGTGGTTTTGCCGCCGATGAGCCCTTTACGGGCCCAGCCAACTGGGGAGGAACGGGGCTGATGGAGATTCCCACCGCACGGGTGATCGGGGAAAACAGCTACCGGATTGGTTTTAGTCAGGTGGAGCCCTACCGCTATTATTACGGCGCCTTCAGCCCGCTTAAGGGGCTGGAGATCGACGGCCGGATGACGGAGACGATGGTGTCGATAGACCAGCCGGGCACAAACTGGGAAGGTTACGGAAACTACAAGGATAAGGCCGTTGACCTGAAATATCAGATGGTTGCCGAGGGGAAATACTCGCCGGCGCTGGCGATCGGCATCATGGACCCCCACGGGACGCGCCTCTACGCTTCGCAGTACATTGTCGCCAGCAAGCAGCTCTACCCGTTCGATTTCACGATCGGCTTCGGAAACGGCCGGTTCGGCAAGCGGCCCCTGCCCTCCCAGGGGGAGGGGATAAGAGTCGAGATGCTGCAGGACCGGCGGGGGTGGCTCTCGGACTCCCAGTTCTTTGGGGGAATCCAGTTTGCCCCTTCCGACCGGTATGCGTTTATGGTTGAGTACAGCCCGATCCGCTACCATGAGCAGACCGGCGATCCGGCGCTGCGGGGGGGTTATTTCAGCGAGGCGGTTCCTTCGCCGTACAACTTCGGTTTTCGCTACAATTTCTTAAACTGGGCCGAGCTTGTCCTCTCCTGGCAGCGGGGCAATCAGTGGGGCGTCAATGTTTCAATGCCGTTTGAGATCGGCAAACCGATGATCCCGATCTACGCCCCCCGCTACAAGGAGCAGCCGGGGATTGCCCTTTTACCCATGGAGAGTCGGATGCTCCTCGGGCTCGGTTTGAGCGGCTTCAGCAGCATCGGGATAACGTTAACCGGCAGCGAGCTTACGATCGATCTGCAGAACAACCGCTTTTTTTACAACGCCAGGGGCGTTCAGGAGGCGCTTTTGACTATCGCGCCGATGGTCAGGGATTATAACGCGTCAAAAAAGAACGAACCAATTGACGACATATTGATCATCGTGAAGGACGACGGGGTTCCCCTCTATTCGTACCGGGCCAGGGCGGAGGACCTGCTGGAATATGCCGCAGAGCGGCTCAGCGAGAGAGAGTTTTTCGCCCTCTCCGCGATCGACACCGGCTATACGCCCCTGCCGGAGGGGCGCAAGGAGCTGACGCCGGGGTACGTCATCGGCTACAAGCCGCAGGTGCAGCTCTTTCTCAACGACCCTTCCGGTTTCTGGAAGGGCAAGATAGGGCTTTCGGTGTGGGCGACTTACCCGGTCTGGCAGGGAGGGTCCCTGGTGGCGGGGGCGGCATTCTATCCGCTGGCCAATGTCGAGACGGTCAATGAGCCCCTTTCCATCCCGGTTCGCACCGATATTGTGAACTACCTCAAGAACAAGGCGCTTTTTGAGCGTTTCCTGTTCAACGAGGTGGAGCGGCTGCCAGGAACCTCCGTTTATGGAAAAATTACCGCGGGGATTCTGGAGACGCAGTACGCGGGGCTCGATCTCGAGGCGGCCATGCCGGTGCTGGGAGGGAGGCTGCTCTTGGGTCTGGGGGGCAGCGTCGTGAAGAAAAGGGATCCCGACAATCCGCTGAAGCTTGCCGAAAATACCGTGAAGGATTACTATAAAACGGCCTTTATCAATACCAGACTCAATTTTCCGCAGTCCGACATCGCCATCGATGTGAAATACGGGATGTTTCTGGCGGGCGACAAGGGGGCGAGGATCACCCTGTCCAAATTCATCAACGGGGTGACGCTTTCGGCCTGGTACAGCGTGACGGATACATCGATCTTTTCGGACAGCGACAACCGAGGTTATCACGACAAGGGAATTTCCGTATCCATCCCCATCCGGCTTTTCACCGGCAAGGAGTCGCGGGCGGTTTACGGGCAGGCGATCTCTCCCTGGACGAGGGATGTGGCGCAGGACATTGACCATTTTACCAGCCTGTTCGATCTGATCGGCAGGAACACGGATGTTTTTCTTGGAAAAAGTCTTGACAAAAGCAAATATCATTAG